One window of Pyxicephalus adspersus chromosome 4, UCB_Pads_2.0, whole genome shotgun sequence genomic DNA carries:
- the P2RY14 gene encoding P2Y purinoceptor 14: protein MNNFTESILNNSESKCHPNADVVTKVLPTLYTLIFIIGFFLNGINLWIFCYIPSNRSFIVYLKNIVVADLLMTLTFPIKIINDAEFGDEQLRLFVCRYSAVVFYLNMYIGIIFLGILGFDRYYKIMRPMNNSSFQNVYHSKVISALIWAGMAFISIPNMILTNQNNDDTTKLTCAKLKSYLGIQWHKASNYICISIFVIVFVLLLTFYVSISRKIYRSHRKFRRGSKAGRKSTRNIYSILIVFFICFVPYHITRIPYTISQTATYGYSCQYKNNLFYIKEVTLLLSAANVCLDPVIYFFMCQPFRQMLFKKLHIEDKLQETEKTFKVSSTQPGLV from the coding sequence atgaataatttcacAGAATCTATTTTGAATAATTCAGAAAGTAAGTGCCATCCAAATGCAGATGTGGTTACCAAAGTTCTGCCCACCTTGTACACTTTAATTTTTATCATCGGTTTCTTTCTAAATGGGATCAACTTGTGGATTTTCTGCTATATCCCCAGTAACAGGAGCTTCATTGTGTATCTGAAAAACATTGTGGTTGccgaccttttaatgactttgaCATTccccataaaaataataaacgaTGCTGAATTTGGAGATGAACAATTACGTCTGTTTGTTTGCAGATACTCAGCAGTTGTTTTTTACCTTAACATGTACATTGGAATCATATTTTTGGGGATTCTTGGATTTGATCGCTATTATAAGATTATGAGACCCATGAATAACTCTTCCTTTCAAAATGTATACCACAGTAAGGTTATCTCAGCATTAATATGGGCAGGCATGGCTTTTATTTCTATCCCAAATATGATATTGACTAACCAAAACAATGACGACACAACAAAGCTAACCTGTGCCAAGCTTAAAAGCTATCTGGGCATCCAATGGCATAAGGCTTCTAATTATATATGCATAAGTATATTCGTTATTGTGTTTGTGCTTCTtcttacattttatgtttcaatatcAAGGAAAATATACAGATCTCATCGAAAGTTTAGAAGAGGTTCAAAGGCTGGCAGAAAATCTACAAggaacatatacagtattttaattgTGTTCTTTATCTGTTTTGTTCCCTATCACATTACCCGAATTCCATACACCATAAGTCAAACTGCCACCTATGGTTATAGCTGTCAATATAAAAACAATCTGTTTTATATCAAAgaagtgacattgctattatcaGCCGCCAATGTATGTCTTGACCctgtcatttatttctttatgtgcCAACCTTTCAGACAAATGCTGTTTAAAAAACTCCACATAGAGGACAAACTTCAAGAAACAGAAAAGACTTTTAAAGTGTCTTCCACACAGCCAGGATTAGTATAA